A genomic segment from Pseudoduganella chitinolytica encodes:
- the lepA gene encoding translation elongation factor 4 has protein sequence MNNIRNFSIIAHIDHGKSTLADRIIQLCGGLSDREMESQVLDSMDLERERGITIKAQTAALKYKARNGEVYNLNLIDTPGHVDFSYEVSRSLSACEGALLVVDASQGVEAQTVANCYTALDLGVEVVPVLNKIDLPNADPPTAIAEIEDVIGIEAGDAVHCSAKTGLGVEDVLESIIAKVPPPKGDPEAPLQALIIDSWYDAYVGVVMLVRVVNGTMKPKEKIRLMATDSVQLVEDIGIFSPRSVSLPQLSAGQVGFVIAGIKELKVARVGDTITSATKPAEAPLPGFKEVQPQVFAGLFPVEANQYDALRDSLEKLKLNDAALMYEPEVSQALGFGFRCGFLGLLHMEIVQERLEREFDMDLITTAPTVVYEVERRDGTVMNVDNPSRMPDPSHITEVREPIVTVNLYMPQEYVGSVITLCIAKRGIQMDMAYHGRQVKLMYEMPMAEIVLDFFDKLKSTSRGYASMDYEFKEYRAADVVKVDMLINSEKVDALAIIVHRANAPYRGRAVAAKMRELIPRQMFDVAIQAAIGSNIISRENVKALRKNVLAKCYGGDISRKKKLLEKQKAGKKRMKQVGSVEIPQEAFLAILQVEEK, from the coding sequence ATGAACAACATTCGCAATTTCTCCATCATCGCCCACATCGACCATGGCAAGTCCACCCTGGCGGACCGTATCATCCAGCTCTGTGGCGGCCTGTCGGACCGCGAGATGGAATCGCAGGTGCTCGATTCGATGGATCTGGAGCGCGAGCGCGGCATCACCATCAAGGCCCAGACGGCGGCGCTGAAGTACAAGGCGCGCAACGGCGAGGTCTACAACCTGAACCTGATCGATACCCCCGGCCACGTCGACTTCTCGTATGAAGTCAGCCGCTCGCTGTCCGCCTGCGAAGGCGCGCTGCTGGTCGTCGATGCCTCCCAGGGTGTGGAAGCGCAGACCGTGGCGAACTGCTACACGGCGCTCGACCTGGGCGTGGAAGTGGTGCCCGTGCTGAACAAGATCGACCTGCCGAACGCCGATCCGCCGACGGCGATCGCCGAGATCGAGGACGTCATCGGCATCGAAGCGGGCGACGCCGTGCATTGCTCGGCCAAGACGGGCCTGGGCGTCGAGGACGTGCTGGAATCGATCATCGCCAAGGTGCCGCCACCGAAGGGCGATCCGGAAGCGCCGCTGCAGGCGCTGATCATCGACTCGTGGTACGACGCCTACGTGGGCGTCGTCATGCTGGTGCGCGTGGTCAACGGCACGATGAAGCCGAAGGAAAAGATCCGCCTGATGGCGACCGACTCCGTCCAGCTGGTGGAAGACATCGGCATCTTCTCGCCCCGCTCCGTATCGCTGCCGCAGCTGTCCGCGGGGCAGGTGGGCTTCGTCATCGCAGGCATCAAGGAACTGAAGGTGGCCCGCGTGGGCGACACGATCACGTCCGCGACCAAGCCGGCCGAGGCGCCGTTGCCGGGCTTCAAGGAAGTGCAGCCGCAGGTGTTCGCCGGCCTGTTCCCGGTCGAAGCGAACCAGTACGACGCGTTGCGCGACTCGCTGGAAAAGCTGAAGCTGAACGACGCCGCGCTGATGTACGAGCCGGAAGTATCGCAGGCGCTGGGCTTCGGCTTCCGCTGCGGCTTCCTGGGCTTGTTGCACATGGAAATCGTGCAGGAACGCCTGGAGCGCGAGTTCGACATGGACTTGATCACGACGGCACCGACCGTCGTGTACGAAGTCGAGCGCCGCGACGGCACCGTCATGAACGTCGACAACCCGTCGCGCATGCCGGACCCGTCGCACATCACGGAAGTGCGCGAGCCGATCGTCACCGTCAACCTGTACATGCCGCAGGAGTACGTGGGTTCCGTGATTACCTTGTGTATTGCCAAGCGCGGCATCCAGATGGACATGGCGTACCACGGGCGCCAGGTCAAGCTGATGTACGAGATGCCGATGGCCGAGATCGTGCTCGACTTCTTCGACAAGCTCAAATCCACGTCGCGCGGCTACGCGTCGATGGACTACGAGTTCAAGGAATACCGCGCGGCCGACGTCGTCAAGGTCGACATGCTGATCAACAGCGAAAAGGTCGACGCGCTGGCGATCATCGTCCACCGCGCCAACGCGCCGTACCGTGGCCGCGCCGTGGCCGCCAAGATGCGCGAACTGATTCCGCGCCAGATGTTCGACGTGGCCATCCAGGCCGCCATCGGCTCGAACATCATCTCGCGCGAGAACGTCAAGGCCCTGCGCAAGAACGTGCTGGCCAAGTGCTACGGCGGCGACATCTCCCGTAAGAAGAAGCTGCTGGAGAAGCAGAAGGCCGGCAAGAAGCGCATGAAGCAGGTGGGCTCCGTCGAGATCCCGCAAGAAGCATTCCTGGCAATCCTCCAAGTGGAAGAGAAATGA
- the lepB gene encoding signal peptidase I, whose protein sequence is MTMQSILGNFALILFVLMVVTGVIWVLDVFVLSKQRRVAADKALAEYDARTAKLTADGIRLDSHQNAREKLEAEHLRQPTWIEYSGSFFPVIALVFVLRSFLFEPFKIPSSSMVPTLLVGDLILVNKFTYGIRLPIINQKIVQINDPQRGDVMVFKYPMDMSQDYIKRVVGVPGDKITYEGKKLTVNGKPVAYAAQEDYLDDESLVYKKQFKESLTGVEHRILNDDRAPTLNLGDVRDFPNKEACTYTTEGFTCVVPAGNYFMMGDNRDNSADSRYWGFVPDKNIVGKAVAVWMNFSNMRRIGGIH, encoded by the coding sequence ATGACAATGCAAAGCATCCTGGGCAATTTCGCGCTGATTCTGTTCGTCCTGATGGTCGTGACGGGCGTAATCTGGGTCCTGGACGTCTTCGTGCTGTCGAAGCAACGCCGCGTGGCGGCCGACAAGGCGCTGGCCGAGTACGATGCGCGCACGGCCAAGCTGACGGCCGACGGCATCCGCCTCGACAGCCACCAGAACGCGCGCGAGAAGCTGGAAGCGGAGCACCTGCGCCAGCCCACGTGGATCGAGTACTCGGGCAGCTTCTTCCCCGTCATCGCGCTGGTGTTCGTGCTGCGCTCGTTCCTGTTCGAGCCGTTCAAGATTCCGTCGTCGTCGATGGTGCCGACCTTGCTGGTGGGCGACCTGATCCTCGTCAACAAGTTCACGTACGGCATCCGCCTGCCCATCATCAACCAGAAGATCGTCCAGATCAACGACCCGCAGCGGGGCGACGTGATGGTGTTCAAGTACCCGATGGACATGAGTCAGGACTACATCAAGCGCGTCGTTGGCGTCCCTGGTGATAAGATCACCTACGAAGGCAAGAAACTGACGGTCAACGGCAAGCCGGTCGCCTACGCCGCGCAGGAAGACTACCTGGACGACGAGAGCCTCGTCTACAAGAAACAGTTCAAGGAGAGCCTGACGGGCGTGGAACACCGCATCCTGAACGACGACCGGGCGCCCACGCTGAACTTGGGCGACGTGCGCGACTTCCCCAACAAGGAAGCCTGCACGTACACGACGGAAGGGTTTACGTGCGTCGTTCCGGCCGGTAATTACTTCATGATGGGTGACAACCGCGACAACAGCGCGGACAGCCGTTACTGGGGCTTCGTACCGGACAAGAACATTGTCGGCAAGGCCGTGGCCGTGTGGATGAACTTCTCGAACATGCGCCGCATCGGCGGGATTCACTAA
- a CDS encoding DUF4845 domain-containing protein, with translation MRTTGATQRGISLVGLIVVLALLGVLGLLAMQIVPAYSEYRAVSAAVVKAQAAGSTPQEIRAAFDRAAEAGYISSISGRDLAIERVDGEQQVSFAYERKIHLAGPASLLLEYSGSTAKK, from the coding sequence ATGCGCACGACCGGAGCCACCCAACGCGGCATTTCCCTCGTGGGCCTGATCGTCGTGCTGGCGCTGCTGGGCGTGCTGGGGTTGCTGGCGATGCAGATCGTGCCCGCCTATTCGGAATACCGGGCCGTCTCGGCCGCCGTCGTCAAGGCGCAGGCGGCCGGCAGCACGCCGCAGGAAATCCGCGCCGCGTTCGACCGTGCTGCCGAGGCCGGCTACATCAGCTCGATCAGCGGCCGCGACCTGGCCATCGAGCGGGTGGACGGCGAACAGCAGGTATCGTTCGCGTACGAGCGCAAGATCCACCTTGCCGGCCCGGCCAGCCTGCTGCTGGAATACAGCGGCTCGACCGCCAAGAAATGA
- the rnc gene encoding ribonuclease III, giving the protein MNLQLLQTRLGHTFKDAGLLQQALTHRSHSSLHNERLEFLGDSILNCVVASILYERYHAIDEGDLSRLRANLVKQQSLYEIAQKLDLSQFLRLGEGELKSGGFRRPSILADTLEALLGAIFLDAGFDAAAMVIRAFYIPILDSVDPRTLGKDAKTLLQEFLQSKKISLPLYNVVATHGAAHSQEFEIECLVPKLGIQVYGRGGSRRAGEQAAAKLALEVAEQALLKAPPAARKSKPRAAQLKLAGIATVQNDQTADAKLANK; this is encoded by the coding sequence ATGAATTTACAGTTATTGCAGACCCGGCTGGGCCACACGTTCAAGGATGCCGGCTTGCTTCAGCAGGCCCTGACGCATCGCAGCCACAGCAGTCTGCATAACGAACGCCTGGAGTTCCTGGGCGACTCGATCCTCAACTGCGTGGTCGCGTCGATCCTGTATGAGCGTTACCATGCGATCGACGAAGGCGACCTGTCGCGCCTGCGCGCCAACCTCGTCAAGCAGCAGTCCTTGTACGAGATCGCCCAGAAGCTGGACCTGTCGCAGTTCCTGCGCCTGGGCGAGGGCGAACTGAAGTCGGGCGGCTTCCGCCGGCCGTCGATCCTGGCCGATACGCTCGAAGCGTTGCTGGGCGCGATCTTCCTGGACGCGGGCTTCGATGCCGCCGCCATGGTGATCCGGGCGTTCTACATCCCGATCCTGGACTCGGTTGATCCGCGCACCTTGGGCAAGGACGCCAAGACGTTGCTGCAGGAATTCCTGCAAAGTAAGAAGATTTCGCTGCCGCTGTACAATGTGGTCGCCACGCACGGCGCCGCGCACAGCCAGGAGTTTGAAATCGAATGCCTGGTGCCCAAGCTGGGCATCCAGGTCTACGGCCGGGGCGGCAGCCGCCGTGCCGGCGAACAGGCCGCGGCCAAGCTGGCGCTGGAAGTGGCCGAGCAGGCGCTGCTGAAAGCACCGCCGGCGGCCCGCAAATCGAAGCCCCGCGCCGCCCAGCTGAAGCTGGCGGGCATCGCCACGGTCCAGAACGACCAGACGGCGGACGCCAAGCTCGCCAACAAATAA
- the era gene encoding GTPase Era produces the protein MTDAPATAFRCGYIAIVGRPNVGKSTLMNTLIGAKVSITSRKAQTTRHRITGIQTVADAQFIYVDTPGFQTRHSNALNKTLNKTVTNTLDSSDVILYLVEAGTFGPADQQVVDLLPKNVPVILVINKSDRMKDKAVLLPFAQQVASKFDFAAVVPVSAKLRFQLDGLQNEIKRFLPENDPIFGEDDITDRSEKFLASEIVREKLFRFVGDELPYSSTVLIEQFEQEGDLRRVFAAILVERDGHKAMIIGNKGARLKEISSQSRLDMERLFGGPVYLEIWVKVKSGWADNEAGLRAYGYE, from the coding sequence ATGACAGACGCACCCGCCACCGCCTTCCGCTGCGGTTACATCGCCATCGTCGGCCGCCCCAACGTGGGCAAATCGACCCTGATGAACACGCTGATCGGCGCCAAGGTCAGCATCACGTCGCGCAAGGCACAGACGACGCGCCATCGCATCACCGGTATCCAGACCGTGGCGGATGCCCAGTTCATCTACGTCGACACGCCCGGCTTCCAGACGCGCCACTCGAACGCGCTGAACAAGACGCTGAACAAGACGGTCACCAACACGCTGGACTCGTCCGACGTGATCCTGTACCTGGTGGAAGCGGGCACGTTCGGCCCGGCTGACCAGCAAGTCGTGGATCTGCTGCCGAAAAACGTGCCCGTCATCCTCGTCATCAACAAGTCCGACCGGATGAAGGACAAGGCCGTGCTGCTGCCGTTCGCGCAGCAGGTGGCGTCGAAGTTCGATTTCGCCGCCGTCGTGCCCGTATCGGCCAAGCTGCGCTTCCAGCTGGACGGCCTGCAGAACGAGATCAAGCGCTTCCTGCCGGAAAACGATCCGATCTTCGGCGAAGACGACATCACGGACCGCAGCGAGAAATTCCTGGCGTCGGAAATCGTGCGCGAAAAGCTGTTCCGCTTCGTCGGCGACGAACTGCCGTACAGCAGCACGGTGCTGATCGAGCAATTCGAGCAGGAAGGCGACCTGCGCCGCGTGTTTGCCGCCATCCTCGTCGAACGCGACGGCCACAAGGCCATGATCATCGGCAACAAGGGCGCGCGCCTGAAGGAAATCTCCAGCCAGTCCCGCCTGGACATGGAACGCCTGTTCGGCGGCCCCGTCTACCTGGAGATCTGGGTCAAGGTCAAATCCGGCTGGGCCGACAACGAAGCCGGCCTGCGCGCATACGGCTACGAATAA
- the recO gene encoding DNA repair protein RecO, with protein MAKRRPTAEPVSTLHTLGSHPDTDTSSAIGGGGVTDETVSLSGCDPTVDTGPVVEVRERAVPYDITLQPGPAPVPGTVVDTAPAVPQPQPPQAPRKRPPSRTVGTRVHGQPAFVLHSYPYKETSLIVELLTRDFGRVALIAKGAKRPHSQLRGVLQTFQPLSAGWTGKNELRTLTDADWVGGMLPLEKTALLCGFYLNELLVKLLARDDAHPKLFDHYVATLNQLAHQESPPIVLRKFETALLKETGVAADLTRCTSTRAKVLAEVQYVVEPERGPRPVQPDDTAPRVAGKTLLDMEREDYRDAATQAQSKQLMRFLLAYHLNGAPLNTRQILIDLMQL; from the coding sequence ATGGCGAAGCGCCGCCCCACGGCCGAGCCCGTGTCCACTCTGCACACATTGGGGTCACACCCCGACACGGACACGAGCTCGGCCATCGGCGGTGGTGGCGTCACGGATGAGACGGTGTCCTTGTCGGGGTGTGACCCCACGGTGGACACGGGCCCGGTCGTGGAAGTCCGCGAGCGGGCCGTACCCTACGACATCACGCTCCAGCCTGGGCCCGCCCCGGTCCCCGGTACCGTGGTCGATACGGCCCCGGCCGTGCCCCAACCGCAACCACCCCAGGCACCGCGCAAGCGCCCGCCGTCCCGCACCGTCGGCACCCGCGTGCACGGCCAGCCGGCCTTCGTGCTGCACAGCTACCCGTACAAGGAAACCAGCCTCATCGTCGAGCTGCTGACGCGCGACTTCGGCCGCGTCGCGCTGATCGCCAAGGGTGCGAAACGGCCCCATTCGCAGTTGCGCGGCGTGCTGCAGACGTTCCAGCCGCTGTCGGCGGGATGGACGGGCAAGAACGAGCTGCGCACGCTGACGGACGCGGACTGGGTCGGCGGCATGCTGCCGCTGGAGAAGACGGCGCTGCTGTGCGGCTTCTACCTCAACGAGCTGCTGGTCAAGCTGCTGGCGCGCGACGACGCCCACCCGAAGCTGTTCGACCATTACGTGGCCACGCTGAACCAGCTGGCGCACCAGGAATCGCCGCCCATCGTCTTGCGCAAATTCGAAACGGCCTTACTTAAGGAGACGGGGGTGGCGGCCGACCTGACGCGCTGCACGAGCACCCGCGCGAAAGTGCTGGCCGAGGTACAGTACGTGGTGGAGCCGGAGCGGGGGCCGCGGCCGGTGCAGCCGGACGACACGGCACCGCGCGTGGCCGGCAAGACGCTGCTGGACATGGAGCGCGAGGACTACCGTGACGCCGCCACCCAGGCCCAGAGCAAGCAGCTGATGCGCTTCCTGCTGGCGTACCACCTGAACGGCGCGCCGCTCAATACCCGCCAGATTCTCATCGACCTGATGCAACTATAG
- the pdxJ gene encoding pyridoxine 5'-phosphate synthase → MSFLHPAGPVIDLGVNIDHVATLRNARGTAYPDPIRAALLAEQAGADCITLHLREDRRHIKDADVIALAPQLMTRMNLEAAVTQEMIDFACRIKPADVCLVPEKRTEITTEGGLDVVRFHAEVSQAVKQLQGEGIRVSLFIDADEAQIAAAADVGAPVIELHTGAYADAEGPAQQEELERIRRGVRWGVQHGLKVNAGHGLHYTNVQAIAAIPDIAELNIGHAIVGHALFVGWENAVREMKAIMVATRLGAR, encoded by the coding sequence ATGAGCTTCCTGCACCCCGCCGGCCCGGTCATCGACCTGGGCGTCAACATCGACCACGTCGCCACCTTGCGCAACGCGCGCGGGACGGCCTATCCCGACCCGATCCGCGCCGCGCTGCTGGCCGAGCAGGCCGGGGCCGACTGCATCACCCTGCACCTGCGCGAGGACCGCCGCCACATCAAGGATGCCGACGTGATTGCGCTGGCACCGCAACTGATGACGCGCATGAACCTGGAAGCGGCCGTCACGCAGGAGATGATCGATTTCGCCTGCCGCATCAAGCCGGCGGACGTCTGCCTGGTGCCGGAGAAGCGCACCGAGATCACGACGGAAGGGGGGCTGGACGTCGTGCGCTTCCATGCCGAAGTATCCCAGGCGGTGAAACAGCTGCAGGGCGAGGGCATTCGCGTCAGCCTGTTCATCGACGCGGACGAAGCGCAGATCGCCGCGGCGGCCGACGTGGGCGCCCCCGTCATCGAACTGCACACGGGCGCCTATGCCGATGCGGAGGGGCCCGCGCAGCAGGAAGAACTGGAACGCATCCGGCGCGGCGTGCGCTGGGGCGTGCAGCATGGGCTGAAGGTCAACGCGGGCCACGGCCTGCACTACACGAACGTGCAGGCCATCGCGGCCATCCCGGACATCGCGGAGCTGAACATCGGCCACGCCATCGTCGGCCACGCGCTCTTCGTGGGTTGGGAAAACGCCGTGCGCGAGATGAAGGCGATCATGGTCGCCACCCGGCTGGGAGCGCGATGA